In the genome of Lacerta agilis isolate rLacAgi1 chromosome 2, rLacAgi1.pri, whole genome shotgun sequence, one region contains:
- the CBX2 gene encoding chromobox protein homolog 2, protein MEELSSVGEQVFAAECILSKRLRKGKLEYLVKWRGWSSKHNSWEPEENILDPRLLLAFQKKEHEKEVQNRKRGKRPRGRPRKNVEPEVPPKSKSSSSSSSSSSSSSSSDEEDESDLETKRGQRSRESHPVPQKKAQILVAKPENKDPVRKKRGRKPLPPEQKAAKRTVSLTKVLKTNQKEMGAGGGAPKLMSKMQPQHNAQSSGIAMLKSHMKEAQGAFGGFCSGASSTDNLSSIVKSTSSGSPNCGISWQSSIVHYMSRMSQNQNSADASAVGRLTLKSAMSCKSGLGLDLKLKNQKAGGDLELTVQGSKVTKRPSSSSSALGEQKTGYGAGAQNLHNGNKPPTGSANSHPASNQELNLQALNLQSVKNGMNSTGGSNLSRHACGTVAKGAGGSLAVSTGVGKGSAGPGSGSNAANAGAALAGTDPRKSEKPAQRAAVGERDAAAKSGKPPCAQEGCPAAENHKASALSEMSTGEEETSSDSDRDSASFPGGGQNMSVSIQTSQDWKPTRSLIEHVFVTDVTANLITVTVKESPTSVGFFNLRHY, encoded by the exons ATGGAGGAGCTGAGCAGCGTGGGAGAGCAGGTCTTCGCCGCCGAGTGCATCCTCAGCAAGCGGCTCCGCAAg GGCAAGCTGGAGTATTTGGTGAAATGGAGAGGCTGGTCTTCCAA GCACAACAGCTGGGAACCCGAAGAGAACATTCTTGATCCCAGGCTTCTCCTGGCCTTTCAGAAGAA GGAGCATGAGAAGGAGGTGCAAAATCGGAAGAGGGGCAAACGACCTAGAGGCAGACCTAGGAAGAACGTT gaaccgGAAGTGCCTCCAAAAAGCAAATCCAGCAGCTCTTCTTCCTCAAgctcctcctcatcttcctcctccgATGAAGAGGATGAAAGTGACCTTGAGACAAAAAGAGGTCAGCGGAGCAGAGAGAGCCACCCAGTGCCTCAAAAGAAAGCTCAGATCCTGGTTGCCAAACCTGAGAATAAGGACCCTGTTAGGAAGAAGCGTGGGCGGAAGCCCCTGCCTCCGGAGCAGAAAGCAGCAAAGAGGACCGTCAGCCTGACAAAGGTGCTGAAAACAAACCAGAAGGAGATGGGAGCCGGGGGAGGAGCTCCCAAACTAATGAGCAAGATGCAGCCGCAACACAATGCTCAGAGTTCTGGCATTGCCATGCTTAAATCCCACATGAAGGAAGCCCAAGGTGCATTTGGTGGGTTTTGTTCCGGGGCTTCCTCCACCGACAACCTCTCCAGTATTGTGAAAAGCACCTCGTCTGGGAGCCCAAACTGCGGCATCAGCTGGCAGAGCTCCATTGTACATTATATGAGCAGGATGTCGCAGAACCAGAACTCAGCAGATGCCTCCGCCGTGGGGAGGCTGACGCTCAAGTCGGCCATGTCCTGCAAGAGTGGCCTGGGGCTCGATTTAAAACTGAAAAACCAGAAAGCCGGCGGGGATCTGGAGTTGACCGTGCAGGGCTCCAAGGTGACAAAgaggcccagcagcagcagcagtgctttgGGGGAGCAGAAAACAGGGTATGGTGCCGGCGCCCAGAACTTGCACAATGGCAACAAGCCCCCCACCGGCTCTGCCAACAGCCACCCAGCTTCCAACCAGGAGCTCAACCTCCAAGCTTTAAATCTGCAGAGTGTGAAAAATGGGATGAATTCCACAGGCGGCAGCAACCTTTCCCGCCATGCTTGTGGGACTGTGGCCAAGGGCGCCGGCGGCAGCCTAGCTGTGAGCACAGGTGTGGGCAAGGGCAGTGCCGGGCCTGGCAGTGGCTCAAACGCCGCGAACGCAGGGGCAGCGTTGGCAGGCACAGACCCTCGCAAAAGCGAGAAGCCGGCACAACGGGCAGCTGTGGGCGAGAGGGATGCAGCCGCGAAAAGCGGCAAGCCCCCTTGTGCACAGGAGGGGTGCCCTGCAGCAGAGAACCACAAGGCTTCGGCCCTCTCTGAGATGAGCACCGGAGAAGAGGAGACGAGCTCGGATTCAGACAGAGATTCTGCTTCTTTCCCCGGAGGAGGCCAGAACATGTCTGTCTCCATCCAGACTAGCCAGGACTGGAAGCCCACTCGCAGCCTCATCGAGCACGTCTTTGTCACAGACGTGACAGCTAACCTGATCACAGTGACTGTCAAGGAATCACCAACCAGTGTTGGCTTTTTTAATCTTAGACATTACTGA